CAACTGGTTTGATTTTGAGTTACCATCTTAAAGTGAATCAAAAGTGGGACTAGAAGGTCACACTTCAGGTGAAAATGAGTCATTTTGGGCCCCACACCTGGTGTGCCATGCCGTTGATGGATGAATTTTGGTTTTCGCCTGTACCTCTTCTTTATGATGTAATTTTCACTTTTCCAAAGACGCTACCCCCAGTAATAAGAGCTTCAGATATCTTCCTCTTTACTGTAGTTGCTCCATGGGAAGGTTGTGGACACATCAGTGGTCTTCCCCCACCGTCTGGGCCCCCCTCACAAGCTGACCCTCAACAACCTCACTGCTGAATACCTCAGGAGGATCATCCAAGAGAGTGGTGGGTTCATCAGGGATACCTACAGCCACCGTACAAGCGTTTTGTTTTGAATGTCCATTAAGTTTAAATTCCACCATACATCTGaaacaaaatctaaattcaaataaagaaatagATCCTAATCAGACTATACAATTTAAGTGTAAAGACCACCAAAACGTGTGTATTTGGAACAATGTAATGGATTTATAGCTATGGcatgttttgtcatgtttgtgtacatttgtttaaatatactgtattaatgtTTCTCCCAGTTTGTGGCCACGACACTGCAGAAGATGCTGCTGCCTGCATGGAGCTTATGTTATGGAAGGTTAAAGAAGatggaaaactgaaaaaatgatggaaataaaacataatcTACACACTGGTCATACATGGGGAAAGAAAGATGCTGTTATGCAAATTTGaatgtcacatttatttgtatgaaGCTCTGTTCTGATGACATGGGAgggctgtttatttttttagtttaattacATCACTTGAtttatgttaatattttctGCATGTTAAATTTTTATTTGCAGCCCATGTGTCTATGCCTGTAAATATTTGTGATCGCACTGTTGTGTGCTGAGAAAACATGAAGGGGTGGGGTATTATCCAAGTAAAGGCACATAATGAAATcccctctttgtgtgtgtgtgtgtttttttttgtgttttttttctccccctcacATTCCACCAGCCAATGAACATTCAGCTTTTAATGGGAAATTGGCCTCAGGTGCAGTTATGCAAAATAGCACACACCTGTCAgcaattaaattaattactgGTGATACATGAAGGAGCAAACAATGATGTCCACATTGATGAAATACATTGTATTTGTCTATGTAGAGGTTTTTACCTCAGTTTTCAGGCTGGGCTTACTGAACCTGACGTTATGGTgacaaaacaagtgaaacaaataCCACAACAAAATAGTTGCTCCCCTTTATCATGCACATGACTGCTCAAACAAAACAGGAGTTTCACAGCAATACTGGATTGCTCGTCTCAAGCCAGTAATTGTCACACAATCCAGACCAACACCCATCAGTTCTTTACCGACTACATTTCAATTCAGTCAGTTACTCtgcctttttctttgtctttccctTTCTTCCACAGCACCTCCGGAAGCAGAAACTGCAGGTCTTGATGAAGAGGAGTATGAGGAACAGAACGATTGCGAGGAGGAAGGCCACAACATCCAGGCTGTGATACTCGTACCAGGTGAGCTCGTGGGCCTGGACCCTCAGGTGCTTGGCCCCTTTGTTTCTCATGGTGAACTCGATCCAGAATACTGCCTCATCCCGAGGACTCATTGGTCTGTCGTGGTGAATACTGGACAGCTGCATGGCATTCTCCTTGTACCTGTGAATGTGGATATGCAGGGGTGAAAATGTGGATTAATACATTATGTATTATACTTTAGTTATTATACTTTGCCTTACCAAGAATGGGGATAAAAAGTGTTGattatttgtttcatgtattttaaaacttaaatcTCCAACAGGAAAGCCAACATATGAGGCCATCCAGTGGTCTTTGTGACCTTAAAACTCTGTGGTGGTAATACAACTCTGTCATACTACATCAGATAATGGCTCCTTTATGGCGTGTTATCAAACTTGCTTCTGTATTATTAATGTGAACTTTCCATAAAGGCAAAATGGAAACACAATACCTCTTTTAATACCCTAAAACAGGGAGTTTGGTAAGAGAACTTACGATTTCTCATTGATGACAGCATTGACTGCATCTCTAAGTTCCTCAGTGTTCATGAAGTTCAAGTCTGCGATAATTGCAGCTCCCTTATCCTTAATGTGGATCATGTTGTCTGGCTGGTCAGCGAACATGGGGATGCCCACCATGGGAACACCGTGGTAGATGGCCTCATAAATCCCATTTGTGCCACCATGCGTGATGAAAGCTCTGGTCTTGGGGTGACCTGATAGGGTACCAAAAATCATGAAACACTCACGAAAAACTCTATGATGTAACTACTATAAACACATACTGAACATTGGTATAGGCTTGTGAGTGGAAGCTGGCTAGATCAAAGCCCGTCGAGGTTTTGGAAAAACTGCAGAAAACAACGATAACATGCATGAGTCCCTACCTCAAGGATTTGTACTGAAGTGCCTTTTAGTGCACCTTTTAGCCACTCATTGTTGGTCGAAGCCAAGCATAAGCTGTGTCTGAATTACATACTGCTTACTAAATCTTAGCAGGTTTTTGAGTATGTATTTAAAAGTGGGAAAGAAAGTATACTCAAAACAATCATTATGTATACTTAACAACCCTTGATCTtcgagtgtgctgttgatgggcACTGTTGTCCCACAATACAATGCACAAAGTAAATGAAGGAAATGCTTACAGTTTGAAAAAGTTCAAACTAATTGTGGATGGTGGTGAAACGGCTCCAGGCACagtttagaaaacaaaaaataacaattacattttttggaaaaacaTATGACGCCACAAGTCATATGTTTTCCCGTTAGTAAAAAATGTTAGATAAGGGGTTTCTTTTGTAtattaactgcaaaaacagtatgCTATAAAGATGAGTCAGTAATATATGTGattagtatggaattgggacacaactaagtgcaattttgaggtacttgactTGAGTATTcacattttatgctgctttatatttgtactctacatttcagtgggaaatattgtacttttttacttcactacagtTATCTGATATCTTTAGTTAGTAGTTCTTTTAcagattctgattaataatacaaaagatAATCactaaataaattatgatgtactATTATAGGATAAGTTAAGACCTGATCCCCAgtgggaaattcacaagctacccagcagtatataatgTAATTGAAATTAGCCCCGCTTTTAACAACTGCAATGTATTAATGCATCCAATAATTATAGAccaataatatacattattctgaaatgggacaTCCTTGATAATAATGAAGTActtaatgagtacttttgctgttatattttaatgctaatacttttgtactttttaaattttgaatgcatgacttttacttttaactgAGTATTTCTAAACTGTGGTATTGTtatgtttacttaagtaaaagatgtCATTactacttccaccactgctgtgttTCTCGTGTTATGTCCCTTGAGAATTTTGTATTGTCAaactaaataatgaaaaaataacaatgtgGTGGATACCCtatttcatttaaaagtaaaaatcttGAAGATTACTGTCTTGAAGGCGTGTTCGGTAGCTTTATAAAAGTTTTGCTTACCCAGCAGGTCATTCTGAGGGATCCAGTTATATAGTCTGGTGTTGGCACCCAGAGTCTCTGGTTTTTCTCCACTGTATCTCCACAGCaccttttttaaacaatggtAAAAAGACTTTTAGACTAACACAGCCCTAATTTTATGTCATAATATACTGCAGTACATTTACAACACGCTGAAAGCAGCTAGAGTGAACTCTTTTAAAGAAACCCAGACTCAACCCTTCTGATGTAAAGCAGTGTGCTGTCTTCATTCTACTTTCTGCAAATCTCCACCAGAGCAACCTTCTTCACTCCTACCAGTCTGGTTTCAAGGCCACTCAACTGAGACTGCCCTCCTTGCCGTCGAAGAGGAACTCCACACTGCTAGAGCAGCCTCCCTCTCTTCTGTCATCATCCTGCTAGACCTCTCAGCAGCAGTTGACACAGTGAACCACAAGattctcctctccatcctcagAGTCTCAGGCTCTGCACTCTCCCTGTTCATATCCTACCTCAAGGGTTGCACTTACAGGGTAACTTGGAGAGAATCTGTGTCTGAACCTTGTAGTCTCACTACTGGGGTCCCTCAGGGTTCTGTTTTGGgtcccctcctcttttctctttatacCAAGTCACTGACTCTGTTATTCACTCTTTTCCCTGGTCTGAAACCCAGGTGGAAGCACAAATCCCTATGTGTCTGGCTGACATCTCTCAGTGGATGTCTGCACACCACCTGAAGCTCTATTTCGACCAGACAGAGCTGCTCTTCCTTCCAGGGAAGGCATCTCCCATCCATGACCTCTCCATTACCAATAAGAACTCTGTGGTGTCCCCGGTTTGGACTGCAAGGATAGGGTGTGAGACTGGATGACCAGCTGTCCTACGCTGCCAACATTGCTGAGACAACCCGCTACTGCAGATTAATTCTCCACAACATCAGGAGGATATGTCTGTTCCTCACCCAGGAAGACGGCGCAGGTTCTGGTCCAGGCTCTTGTCATCTCACGCCTAGACTACTGCAACTCGCTCCTGgtttgtgtgcctgcatgtgccatccgacctctgcagctcatccagaatgTAGCATCCTGCGTGGACCCCAGCCCATCCACTACGCTCTGCTACTGCCAATCTGCTTGCTACTCCCTTACTACGAGAGGGGTCCAGCtaccgctcaacaaaatcatgagttgcttgtttgctgtcttggctccacaatggtggaacgagcTCCCCATTGACATCAGCACAGCAGAAACTCTAAACATCTTCTGTCGCAGACTGAAAACTTATTGTTCAGACTGTACCATAgcccatttaaaaaataataaattaataaacaacaacttCTTCTCTATCtcttgtttctaaatgtagttcttgaagcagttcagcatatctGATGAAGTTGATGTCCTTGCATGATTCTGGCAATTTTTGGGTTGAAACCTCATGGTTGAaagcacttattgtaagtcgcttttGTATAAAAGCATAAGCTAAATAAATGTTACgtaaaaaacaaagtattttaaaacagaactaaaatactttttattttaaaaaaaaaggtcaatctttggtgattaacttgtgGTTTTAAGTAATCTAGCCAACATGATTTGGTACCAtcatttatatttgaaaaaccCATATCCACCCTTCCAATCAAATCTTCTTCATTGatattttttacacttttgattgttttttcctTGCCTTGCGTCCTGCCCCAATATCCTGATTCAACTGGAAAAAATACCATGTTGTTACAACTTTATTACCATGTATTACCATTACCTGCAAATCACGTGTTAGTGCTGACCTCCTACCTTAGCAACATTGGATTAACTTTCAACCCTGCAGGGAAGTGTTGGTTTCATTGAATGCCGATGTGGTATGAAAATTTATttgagacttgaaacttgctcCAGATAGGAATCCATCACAGTTgacattttgttaccttttgtttttgttagttaCATAGCATCACCTGATAATGCAGTTTCAAGCAGCgactttttaaaaagttgtcGCATGCAAGGATTTCTGACAGTCACCAGTCAAATAGCATTACATTCACTAACTACATCGTTGGAAAATCCATCCTAAAAAGCCTccttgagttttttttaaaatagtccTTGCTTGCATCTGCTTTGCCATGTGACGAGGGTGTAACACAACCATTACAACTGCATTTAGAGGTCATTCAACTGAATTCCAGTTGGCACAAAGATTGTCCTCTGACCTTTTGTGGGATCTGAGCGAGGGCTGATGCTATCATGTTTCCCTTCTCTTTGGTGATGTTCTTGATGACTGATCCCAATGTGAAGACCACGATGCCAGCGTCTCCAGAACTCTGCACAAACTCTTCCATATCCTGCAAGAAGAGTAACATTATCTCAATGCGAACCAAccagcattttcttttctttccagaGCATTTTAATGGCTTGTTCTCCATTGTTTAAATCAGGATTGGAATACTGTGGAGGTGTAATGAAAGATTAATAGGCCTGTCATAGTGTAGACAGCCCTACCTCTGGTAAAGGTTTAGCAGGTCTGCAGTGGATCCCACCAACAAATTTGAAGTTAGGAAGGAAAGGACGAGGGAAATCAAAATCCCAGTAGGTTCGCATCAACCAGACGTCTGCTCTACCCATCATCTTGCAGGCACTGGTGGGTGTTCCTATCACAATGCAAAAGTAATGGATGACAGCCGCCCTTTGCAAAGTATCACCAATACTTAAGTTGAGATAGctaatttaaaaattctatttacttaaaatatcaaattgtTGACAACAGTGATTGGATATAAATGCATTGCAATTAATCcaaagaaatgaaataattgGACTTTATGTGGtccataaaaatgtgttgttacGCAGTGGTTCTTGTAGCTGAGTTACTCACCTTTGACTTCGGAGTAATATTTATCTAGTTCTTTCCAATAAATGTTATCCAGCAAGATATCCTGCACTGCGTAGTAGAGGAAGCTCCACACTCTCTCTGAGAAGTCCATCTTGTCAGTCAGTTTGCTCATAGCGCCGGGGACAAAGGAAGGTGGAGCGGGTAGCTGACCACACTGTCTCTCCCAGTTATTGGCTATGGAAAAGCGCAGGGAGAAGACCAGGGGGATGCCCAAAATCTCTGCTGCTAAGTCACTGCCGGGGTAGATGGGATCAGCCAGGAGAAGGTCATATTGTCCCTCCTTCAGCCTCTTCATGATGGTTTCTGATTTCAGCACACCGTCCAAAAACGTCAAAGAATTCTGCAGGCTGACCTTCATCAGAGCCACGAATCTGATGTAAATCTGCAAGTAGCTCACATGATCCATTTCATACATGGAGAAGTGAAGGAACTCTTCCATGAACTCCTCAATGACCTCCATTGAGACGGAGACGTTGAAGGGTTCGTAGCGAAAGCGGGAAGGCTCACTGGT
This sequence is a window from Siniperca chuatsi isolate FFG_IHB_CAS linkage group LG5, ASM2008510v1, whole genome shotgun sequence. Protein-coding genes within it:
- the LOC122875844 gene encoding LOW QUALITY PROTEIN: UDP-glucuronosyltransferase 2A2-like (The sequence of the model RefSeq protein was modified relative to this genomic sequence to represent the inferred CDS: deleted 2 bases in 1 codon) codes for the protein MKLGQRLSVCVLLVLCMTWSVNGGNILVWYTEGSHWINMKPVLETLIDRGHQVTVLVPSASMFMNTSEPSRSLTEPFNVSVSMEVIEEFMEEFLHFSMYEMDHVSYLQIYIRFVALMKVSLQNSLTFLDGVLKSETIMKRLKEGQYDLLLADPVYPGSDLAAEILGIPLVFSLRFSIANNWERQCGQLPAPPSFVPGAMSKLTDKMDFSERVWSFLYYAVQDILLDNIYWKELDKYYSEVKGSHWINMKPVLETLIDRGHQVTVLVPSASMFMNTSEPSRFRYEPFNVSVSMEVIEEFMEEFLHFSMYEMDHVSYLQIYIRFVALMKVSLQNSLTFLDGVLKSETIMKRLKEGQYDLLLADPIYPGSDLAAEILGIPLVFSLRFSIANNWERQCGQLPAPPSFVPGAMSKLTDKMDFSERVWSFLYYAVQDILLDNIYWKELDKYYSEVKGTPTSACKMMGRADVWLMRTYWDFDFPRPFLPNFKFVGGIHCRPAKPLPEDMEEFVQSSGDAGIVVFTLGSVIKNITKEKGNMIASALAQIPQKVLWRYSGEKPETLGANTRLYNWIPQNDLLGHPKTRAFITHGGTNGIYEAIYHGVPMVGIPMFADQPDNMIHIKDKGAAIIADLNFMNTEELRDAVNAVINEKSYKENAMQLSSIHHDRPMSPRDEAVFWIEFTMRNKGAKHLRVQAHELTWYEYHSLDVVAFLLAIVLFLILLFIKTCSFCFRRCCGRKGKTKKKAE